Proteins co-encoded in one Haloarcula sp. DT43 genomic window:
- a CDS encoding transcription initiation factor IIB, whose amino-acid sequence MTTRSIYSPDERGESVDEQAESEASTGHACPDCGGSLVTDDSRGETVCESCGLVVDEDEIDHGPEWRAFDSQERDAKRRVGAPTTELKHDKGLSTNIGWQDKDAYGNSLSTRQREKMQRLRTWDERFRTRDHAERNLKQALGEIDRMGSALGVPESARETASVIYRRALDEGMLPGRSIEGMATAALYAAVRQANLPQTLDDMAVVSRVDEMEFTRAYRYLNRELSLQVGPPDPATYLSKFVSELDADDELERKARTLIEAGKEANVHSGKSPVGLAAAAIYAAGLLLGEEMTQETVSEATDISTVTIRERYRELLEAEAELDDSAVDAAGSAEPGASA is encoded by the coding sequence ATGACGACACGCAGCATCTATTCCCCCGACGAACGCGGTGAGAGTGTGGACGAACAGGCCGAGTCCGAGGCGAGCACCGGCCACGCTTGTCCGGACTGTGGCGGGAGCCTCGTCACCGACGACAGTCGCGGCGAGACCGTCTGCGAGTCGTGCGGTCTCGTCGTCGACGAGGACGAAATCGACCACGGGCCGGAGTGGCGCGCCTTCGACAGCCAGGAGCGGGACGCCAAGCGCCGCGTCGGTGCCCCGACGACGGAACTGAAACACGACAAGGGCCTCTCGACGAACATCGGCTGGCAGGACAAGGACGCCTACGGCAACTCCCTGTCGACGCGCCAGCGCGAGAAGATGCAACGGCTCCGGACCTGGGACGAGCGGTTCCGCACCCGCGACCACGCCGAGCGCAACCTCAAGCAGGCGCTGGGCGAGATTGACCGGATGGGCAGCGCCCTCGGCGTCCCCGAGAGCGCCCGCGAGACGGCCAGCGTCATCTATCGGCGCGCCCTCGACGAGGGCATGCTCCCCGGCCGCTCCATCGAGGGGATGGCGACCGCCGCGCTGTACGCCGCCGTCAGGCAGGCGAACCTCCCGCAGACGCTCGACGACATGGCCGTCGTCAGCCGCGTCGACGAGATGGAGTTCACCCGTGCGTACCGCTATCTCAACCGCGAACTCTCCCTGCAGGTCGGCCCGCCGGACCCCGCGACCTACCTCAGCAAGTTCGTCTCCGAACTCGACGCTGACGACGAACTGGAGCGCAAGGCCCGCACCCTCATCGAAGCCGGCAAGGAAGCCAACGTCCACAGCGGCAAGAGCCCCGTCGGCCTCGCCGCCGCGGCCATCTACGCCGCCGGCCTGCTGCTCGGCGAGGAGATGACCCAGGAGACGGTCAGCGAGGCCACCGACATCAGCACCGTCACCATCCGCGAGCGCTACCGCGAACTGCTGGAAGCCGAAGCGGAACTCGACGACAGCGCCGTCGACGCGGCCGGCAGCGCCGAACCCGGCGCGAGCGCCTGA
- a CDS encoding HpcH/HpaI aldolase family protein, with protein sequence MTQPLPTNRLRQTVESGGVALGVLDNTYSPALVEFYGDLGVDFVWLDFEHGGPDPWDATAVEDLLRAADGTGTELLVRLPDTSPTLVRKALDLGVKNLFLPRVETAEEVREAVKSGRFRYDGGAGDRGLAAPRARRWGLGENYVEASDAETLVGTTIETREAVENIDAILDVPELGFVFIGPFDLSVSLGHPGEIDHPEVQDAVETVRSAAVEAGVTVGGLGFGMDDVNEKAESGYQILHVGSTTGAIQTVVREWLEAFEGERH encoded by the coding sequence ATGACCCAACCACTGCCGACGAACAGGCTTCGCCAGACGGTCGAGAGCGGCGGCGTCGCGCTGGGCGTCCTCGATAACACCTACAGTCCGGCGCTGGTGGAGTTCTACGGCGACCTCGGCGTCGACTTCGTCTGGCTCGACTTCGAGCACGGCGGGCCGGACCCGTGGGACGCCACCGCCGTCGAGGACCTGCTGCGGGCGGCCGACGGGACCGGGACGGAGCTTCTGGTTCGCCTGCCGGACACGTCCCCGACGCTGGTTCGGAAGGCGCTCGACCTCGGTGTCAAGAACCTCTTCCTGCCGCGGGTCGAGACCGCCGAGGAAGTGCGCGAGGCGGTCAAGTCGGGGCGGTTCCGCTACGACGGCGGGGCCGGCGACCGGGGACTGGCCGCGCCCCGGGCGCGCCGCTGGGGCCTGGGCGAGAACTACGTCGAGGCGTCGGACGCGGAGACGCTGGTCGGGACCACAATCGAGACCCGCGAGGCGGTCGAGAACATCGACGCCATCCTGGACGTGCCCGAACTCGGTTTCGTGTTCATCGGCCCCTTCGACCTCTCGGTGTCGCTTGGCCATCCCGGCGAAATCGACCACCCGGAGGTACAGGACGCGGTGGAGACGGTCCGCTCGGCGGCGGTCGAGGCGGGCGTCACCGTCGGCGGTCTCGGCTTCGGGATGGACGACGTAAACGAGAAGGCCGAGTCGGGGTATCAGATACTGCACGTCGGGAGCACGACCGGCGCGATACAGACCGTCGTGCGCGAGTGGCTAGAAGCGTTCGAAGGCGAGCGACACTGA
- a CDS encoding cupin domain-containing protein gives MSLDRLSQFDADPDAGEVIDGELAVTDDVLVKAFALGPDARIEPHEHDGATNVFHVVRGAVTVQQDDTAETIAAPGVVLNERGQAHGAHNHTDEVAVLTASLCPLPGQ, from the coding sequence ATGTCACTCGACAGACTCTCGCAGTTCGACGCCGACCCGGACGCGGGCGAGGTCATCGACGGGGAACTGGCCGTGACCGACGACGTGCTGGTGAAGGCGTTCGCGCTCGGACCGGACGCGAGAATCGAGCCGCACGAACACGACGGCGCGACGAACGTGTTCCACGTCGTCCGGGGAGCGGTGACGGTCCAGCAGGACGACACAGCGGAGACAATCGCCGCGCCGGGAGTCGTGTTGAACGAGCGCGGGCAAGCGCACGGCGCGCACAACCACACCGACGAGGTGGCCGTCCTGACGGCGAGCCTCTGTCCGCTTCCGGGGCAGTAG
- a CDS encoding class I SAM-dependent methyltransferase, which yields MSVDGVPETVTAALADRQVEGRVCLEAGAGVGNTTAGLLAAGAERVYAVTNDADHAAAVRDRVGDGTADRLAVVEADLRATPLATDSVDLVTAHGLCNVLAPTDLDAVAAELARVAKPGGGLVVDDYAVPPADAAVTRLFALENAAARAVDGRPALTFYPPAVLAAVFADHGWTVERNETLLDPVPWTAAHLDAHAGVVRAYAAGLPDSLGEPLAAMADDLVSAIGSERTGRMYSLAFRLDG from the coding sequence CTGAGCGTGGACGGCGTTCCGGAGACGGTGACAGCCGCGCTCGCCGACCGGCAGGTCGAGGGACGGGTCTGTCTCGAAGCCGGGGCCGGCGTCGGCAACACGACGGCGGGCCTGCTGGCCGCGGGCGCGGAGCGGGTGTACGCGGTGACGAACGACGCCGACCACGCCGCGGCGGTCCGCGACCGCGTCGGCGACGGGACCGCCGACCGACTCGCCGTCGTCGAGGCGGACCTCCGGGCGACGCCGCTTGCGACCGACAGCGTCGACCTCGTCACCGCCCACGGACTCTGCAACGTCCTGGCGCCGACCGACCTGGACGCCGTCGCGGCCGAACTGGCGCGGGTCGCAAAGCCCGGCGGCGGCCTCGTCGTCGACGACTACGCGGTACCGCCCGCCGATGCGGCCGTCACCCGGCTGTTCGCGCTGGAGAACGCCGCCGCGCGGGCGGTCGACGGCCGGCCGGCGCTGACGTTCTACCCGCCCGCCGTGCTGGCCGCCGTCTTCGCCGACCACGGCTGGACCGTCGAACGCAACGAGACGCTGCTGGACCCGGTGCCCTGGACCGCGGCGCATCTGGACGCCCACGCCGGGGTGGTGCGTGCGTACGCCGCGGGGCTTCCGGATTCGCTCGGGGAGCCACTGGCCGCGATGGCCGACGATTTGGTCTCGGCTATCGGCTCCGAGCGGACCGGCCGGATGTACAGTCTCGCGTTCCGGCTCGATGGGTGA
- a CDS encoding aldo/keto reductase, producing METRVLGETGQESTVLTFGTIALNWLEQEGANQMVELVLDHGVNHFDVAPAYGDAELKLGPKLRQYREDIFLGCKTQEREYEGAARKIDRSLDRLGVDTIDLYQIHGLEYESELDTITGDGGALEAIREARDDGKIDHIGLTSHGDPGLILDAVDRIDDLETVMFPLNPVVAGKDDGEYDYEAVLERCEAEGIGTLGIKAFAKGSWPPTDELAEADRPYANWYEPVDTPEVIRERFDFAAAQGLDTVVSPGDPKLVKMVLDAASRSEGMDEARQRALIEEARHDDSPVPEQLHH from the coding sequence ATGGAGACTCGAGTACTGGGCGAGACTGGACAGGAGAGCACGGTACTGACGTTCGGCACGATAGCACTCAACTGGCTCGAACAGGAGGGCGCGAACCAGATGGTCGAGCTCGTGTTGGACCACGGGGTCAACCACTTCGACGTGGCACCGGCCTACGGCGACGCGGAGCTGAAACTGGGGCCGAAGCTCCGGCAGTACCGCGAGGACATCTTCCTAGGCTGTAAGACCCAGGAACGCGAGTACGAGGGGGCCGCGCGGAAAATCGACCGGTCGCTCGACCGGCTGGGCGTCGACACAATCGACCTCTACCAGATTCACGGCCTGGAGTACGAGTCGGAACTGGACACCATCACCGGCGACGGCGGCGCGCTGGAGGCGATACGGGAGGCGAGAGACGACGGGAAAATCGACCACATCGGGCTGACCAGCCACGGCGACCCCGGGCTCATCCTCGACGCCGTCGACCGCATCGACGACCTGGAGACGGTGATGTTCCCGCTGAACCCCGTCGTCGCCGGCAAGGACGACGGCGAGTACGACTACGAGGCCGTGTTAGAACGGTGTGAGGCGGAGGGCATCGGCACGCTCGGCATCAAGGCCTTCGCCAAGGGGTCGTGGCCGCCGACCGACGAACTGGCAGAGGCCGACCGCCCGTACGCGAACTGGTACGAGCCGGTCGACACGCCGGAGGTCATCCGCGAGCGGTTCGACTTCGCCGCCGCCCAGGGCCTCGATACCGTCGTCAGCCCCGGCGACCCGAAGCTCGTGAAGATGGTGCTCGACGCCGCCAGCCGCTCGGAGGGGATGGACGAGGCCCGTCAGCGCGCACTCATCGAGGAGGCCCGTCACGACGACAGCCCGGTGCCCGAGCAACTGCACCACTGA
- a CDS encoding S49 family peptidase, which translates to MFGREQVFSAMTASYVVAVTLALVVAAIFAPVVWNGVPSGGDDDPSVAVVTLRGGTTDANVNAVRQDLREARTNESIEAVVLRVDSPGGPVDSSEEFYLAVNRTASEMPVVAYVEGTAASGGYYGIVPTDEIVVKPSSNVGSIGVIVQAPLSLIEQTEQQGETFVRSGPDKAQVSKDGLREDIEVLQRSFVGTVMRHRGDQLSLSREEVANGNTYLGARATENGFADRIGDSELAIERAAALSDDIEGDGYDVTYLGSGGAAVNVIVVPAGAETVQGANNVTYLVHSEDETTFREPVKYYAVWGIPAKGDNATVIRND; encoded by the coding sequence ATGTTTGGCAGAGAACAAGTCTTCTCGGCGATGACGGCGTCGTACGTGGTCGCGGTCACGCTCGCCCTCGTCGTCGCCGCGATATTCGCGCCGGTCGTCTGGAACGGCGTGCCGAGCGGCGGGGACGACGACCCGAGCGTCGCCGTCGTCACCCTGCGGGGCGGGACGACCGACGCCAACGTCAACGCCGTCAGGCAGGACCTCCGCGAGGCGCGCACCAACGAATCCATCGAGGCGGTCGTCCTCCGGGTCGACAGCCCCGGCGGGCCGGTCGACTCAAGCGAGGAGTTCTACCTCGCGGTGAACCGGACCGCAAGCGAGATGCCGGTCGTCGCCTACGTCGAGGGGACGGCCGCCTCCGGGGGCTACTACGGCATCGTCCCGACCGACGAAATCGTCGTCAAGCCGAGTTCCAACGTCGGCAGCATCGGCGTCATCGTCCAGGCGCCGCTGAGCCTCATCGAGCAGACCGAGCAGCAAGGCGAGACGTTCGTCCGCTCGGGCCCGGACAAGGCCCAGGTGAGCAAGGACGGCCTCCGCGAGGACATCGAGGTGCTCCAGCGCTCGTTCGTCGGGACGGTCATGCGCCACCGGGGCGACCAGCTGTCGCTCTCCCGCGAGGAGGTCGCCAACGGGAACACGTACCTCGGCGCACGGGCGACCGAGAACGGCTTCGCCGACCGCATCGGCGACTCCGAGCTGGCCATCGAGCGGGCCGCCGCGCTCTCTGACGACATCGAGGGCGACGGCTACGACGTGACGTATCTGGGCAGCGGCGGCGCGGCGGTCAACGTCATCGTCGTCCCCGCCGGTGCCGAGACCGTCCAGGGCGCGAACAACGTCACCTACCTCGTCCACTCCGAGGACGAGACGACGTTCCGGGAGCCGGTGAAGTACTACGCCGTCTGGGGCATCCCTGCCAAGGGCGACAACGCGACGGTGATTCGCAATGACTGA
- a CDS encoding DUF4350 domain-containing protein: MTEGRIVKPLAVFIVVLVVILGGTFLLAVAGPGSSGPPDGASIDGQSPSQYQPDAVNAPVDPEDGEISVDADGEDKRILVDTSHGNQVSESQLEPITEAVFEAGHTVEYGTSGTGGFAESLGQYDGVLVVQPLGSFSPEEREALREYTEDGGRVVVLAEPTQTQLSTGFTQSTTTVSFGANNATEQYGVRMGAEQLYNVDDAANDNNFKAIYATPSGDGELTDGVETITFDTAGYAVVNGDAETTFTAAEGTRTLETRRTGTYPTVVRNDNMVFVTDSTFIRSSEIYDADNEVFVGNLLAFLLEGEAPGGDAPDAGFVTDGGSATPAETPAAPTPEPTPTPTPSGF; encoded by the coding sequence ATGACTGAGGGCCGCATCGTCAAACCGCTCGCCGTGTTCATCGTCGTCCTCGTCGTGATACTGGGCGGGACGTTCCTGCTCGCGGTCGCCGGCCCGGGGTCGTCGGGGCCGCCCGACGGCGCGTCCATCGACGGCCAGTCGCCGTCGCAGTACCAGCCCGACGCGGTCAACGCCCCCGTCGACCCGGAGGACGGGGAGATATCCGTCGACGCCGACGGGGAGGACAAGCGAATCCTCGTCGACACGAGCCACGGCAACCAGGTGTCCGAGTCACAGCTCGAACCGATTACCGAAGCCGTGTTCGAGGCGGGCCACACCGTCGAGTACGGCACGTCGGGCACCGGCGGGTTCGCCGAGTCGCTGGGGCAGTACGACGGCGTGCTCGTCGTCCAGCCGCTCGGGAGCTTCTCGCCCGAGGAACGCGAGGCGCTACGGGAGTACACCGAGGACGGCGGGCGCGTCGTCGTCCTCGCCGAGCCGACGCAGACGCAGCTCTCGACCGGCTTCACGCAGTCGACGACGACGGTGTCGTTCGGGGCCAACAACGCCACCGAGCAGTACGGCGTCCGGATGGGTGCCGAACAGCTGTACAACGTCGACGACGCGGCCAACGACAACAACTTCAAGGCCATCTACGCGACGCCGAGCGGCGACGGCGAACTGACCGACGGCGTCGAGACGATAACCTTCGACACCGCCGGCTACGCGGTCGTGAACGGGGACGCCGAGACGACGTTCACCGCGGCCGAGGGCACCCGGACGCTGGAGACGCGGCGCACCGGCACGTACCCGACGGTCGTCCGCAACGACAACATGGTGTTCGTCACCGACTCGACGTTCATCCGGAGCTCCGAGATATACGACGCCGACAACGAGGTGTTCGTCGGGAACTTACTCGCGTTCCTCCTCGAGGGCGAGGCACCGGGCGGTGACGCGCCGGACGCCGGGTTCGTGACCGACGGCGGCTCCGCCACCCCGGCCGAAACGCCGGCAGCGCCGACCCCCGAACCGACCCCGACGCCCACCCCGAGCGGGTTCTGA
- a CDS encoding PAS domain S-box protein — MTSTRDTIRLLHVDDEPDFAATAAAFLERESDRFSVETASNADEALAWLDAATFDCIVSDYDMPGRNGIEFLEAVREEYPDLPLILFTGKGSEEVASDAISAGVTDYLQKDGGTDQYTLLANRVENAVAARQSATAAKRRRHRLEQILKTVPSCVVQLDPDGQFVFANQRAVDVLGLTQSEVTDRTYNDPEWEIRDLDGEPIPDAELPFRRVLETGEPLYDARHTVRWPDGTEKVLSVNGAPLFGDDGRVESVVCTLTDITGKRERKRDLQETEQRLQLALEASETGVWEWNCATNEVTWNDTLERLMGFEPGAFDGTLSAVFDVIHPADRPDVREQMTQAVETDSVYDGEFRVIDADGDVRWGSVRGQPVEHDGDTLMVGVHHDITEQKERERELEVMERRLEAILENTTTPMFMKDDEGKYIFVNHGYRELTGLADEKIVGRTDYDLFPEEMADRVWANDRAVLQTGHPLEVEEEIVVDGETYQYLSEKVPIYDTGERSDPDSPVAVFGVASNITDLRSKEQKLQRERDRLAEFASVVSHDLRGPLGVAQGRLQLARSTDDESHLEQMATALERMERIIDDVLLLARQGRDIGETDPVSLREAVEDAWEMVSRGGRDGTLAFADLDERDVTIIADRPRLLQLLENLLRNSVAHGSTSSRTGADDSGSERGSPEPQQAQTDIDHGSTSSQTKPADAADGEGVTVTVGTTEGGFYVADDGPGLPEVDREALFEPGYSTADDGSGFGLAIVDRIAEAHGWSVDVGESDDGGARFEITGVEFE; from the coding sequence ATGACTTCGACACGCGACACGATTCGGCTACTGCACGTCGACGACGAGCCGGACTTCGCGGCGACGGCCGCCGCGTTTCTGGAGCGCGAGAGCGACCGCTTCAGCGTCGAGACGGCGTCGAACGCCGACGAAGCGCTGGCATGGCTGGACGCGGCGACGTTCGACTGCATCGTGTCGGACTACGACATGCCCGGACGCAACGGCATCGAGTTCCTCGAAGCCGTCCGGGAGGAGTACCCCGACCTCCCGCTCATCCTGTTTACCGGCAAGGGGAGCGAGGAGGTCGCGAGCGACGCCATCTCGGCCGGCGTCACCGACTACCTGCAGAAAGACGGCGGGACGGACCAGTACACGCTGCTCGCGAACCGGGTCGAGAACGCGGTGGCGGCGAGGCAGTCGGCGACGGCGGCAAAGCGGCGGCGACACCGCCTCGAACAGATTCTCAAGACCGTCCCGTCGTGTGTCGTGCAACTCGACCCCGACGGGCAGTTCGTCTTCGCCAACCAGCGCGCCGTCGACGTCCTCGGCCTCACGCAGTCGGAAGTGACGGACCGGACGTACAACGACCCTGAGTGGGAGATTCGGGACCTCGACGGCGAGCCGATACCGGATGCGGAACTGCCGTTCCGGCGGGTGCTCGAAACCGGCGAGCCCCTGTACGACGCCCGGCACACGGTGCGCTGGCCCGACGGCACGGAGAAGGTGCTCTCGGTCAACGGCGCGCCGCTGTTCGGCGACGACGGCCGCGTCGAGAGCGTCGTGTGCACGCTGACTGACATCACCGGCAAGCGCGAGCGGAAGCGGGACCTCCAGGAGACCGAGCAGCGACTGCAACTGGCCCTGGAAGCCAGCGAAACGGGCGTCTGGGAGTGGAACTGTGCGACGAACGAGGTCACGTGGAACGACACGCTCGAACGGCTGATGGGGTTCGAGCCCGGGGCGTTCGACGGCACGCTGTCGGCCGTGTTCGACGTGATACACCCGGCGGACCGCCCCGACGTCCGCGAGCAAATGACCCAGGCGGTCGAGACGGACAGCGTCTACGACGGGGAGTTCCGGGTCATCGACGCCGACGGCGACGTGCGGTGGGGCTCCGTCCGGGGACAGCCCGTCGAGCACGACGGGGACACGCTGATGGTCGGCGTTCACCACGACATTACCGAACAAAAGGAACGCGAGCGCGAACTGGAGGTGATGGAGCGCCGGCTCGAGGCCATCCTGGAAAACACCACGACCCCGATGTTCATGAAAGACGACGAAGGGAAGTACATCTTCGTCAACCACGGCTACCGGGAGCTTACGGGTCTGGCCGACGAGAAAATCGTCGGCCGGACGGATTACGACCTGTTCCCCGAGGAGATGGCCGACAGGGTGTGGGCAAACGACCGCGCGGTCCTCCAGACCGGGCATCCGCTGGAAGTCGAGGAAGAAATCGTCGTCGACGGGGAGACGTACCAGTACCTCTCGGAGAAGGTCCCGATATACGACACGGGCGAGCGGTCCGACCCCGACAGCCCGGTCGCCGTGTTCGGCGTCGCCAGCAACATCACCGACCTCCGGAGCAAGGAACAGAAGCTCCAGCGCGAGCGCGACCGGCTCGCCGAGTTCGCCAGCGTCGTCTCCCACGACCTCCGCGGCCCCCTGGGCGTGGCACAGGGACGACTCCAACTCGCCCGCTCGACTGACGACGAGTCCCACTTGGAGCAGATGGCGACCGCCCTCGAACGGATGGAGCGCATCATCGACGACGTGTTGCTCCTGGCCCGCCAGGGGCGGGACATCGGGGAGACCGACCCGGTCTCGCTCCGCGAGGCGGTCGAAGACGCCTGGGAGATGGTCTCTCGGGGCGGCCGCGACGGGACGCTCGCTTTCGCCGACCTCGACGAGCGGGACGTGACGATTATCGCCGACCGGCCGCGCCTGCTGCAACTGCTCGAAAACCTGCTCCGAAACAGCGTGGCGCACGGCTCCACGAGCAGTCGGACAGGGGCCGACGACAGCGGCTCCGAGCGCGGTTCGCCGGAGCCACAACAGGCACAGACCGACATAGACCACGGTTCGACGAGCAGCCAGACGAAGCCAGCGGACGCCGCCGACGGCGAGGGCGTGACCGTCACCGTCGGCACCACCGAGGGCGGCTTCTACGTCGCCGACGACGGGCCCGGCCTCCCGGAAGTGGACCGCGAGGCGCTGTTCGAGCCGGGCTACTCGACCGCCGACGACGGCTCCGGGTTCGGGCTGGCAATCGTCGACCGCATCGCCGAGGCCCACGGCTGGTCGGTGGACGTGGGCGAGAGCGACGACGGCGGCGCGCGCTTCGAAATCACCGGCGTCGAGTTCGAGTAG
- a CDS encoding ABC transporter ATP-binding protein, with protein sequence MTATDDPILEVEGLTKYYESGGGIVDTLLGRSREVKALDGVDLELFPGETLGIVGESGCGKTTLAQSLLRLIEPTAGTVRYKGEDLTAASDGRLRALRKEVQYIFQDPFASLNPRLTVGDIVGEPLDIHDIAAGAARTERVHDLLETVGLNQRHANRYPHEFSGGQRQRIGIARALAVDPAVIVCDEPVSALDVSVQAQILNLLEDLQDEFGLSYIVIAHDLSVVEHIADRVGVLYLGELAEVGPTESVFQPPYHPYAEALLSAIPEPDPGWEGDRILLSGEVPSPLDPPSGCRFHTRCPKVIQPEGTDMAQPEWRALMDLKQRLRSADSLEAVTALQEDADTRQLSPSALGTQVRAEFGLPDQLGDGAAEAVFGTVVDHLHDGAFEAARAALDDAFESPCERTDPALVDAGEDHRIACLLYDDAGPDAPERP encoded by the coding sequence ATGACTGCGACCGACGACCCAATCCTCGAAGTCGAGGGCCTCACGAAGTACTACGAGTCCGGTGGGGGCATCGTCGATACCCTGCTGGGCCGGAGCCGGGAGGTGAAGGCCCTCGACGGCGTCGACCTCGAACTGTTCCCCGGGGAGACGCTGGGCATCGTCGGCGAGTCCGGCTGCGGCAAGACGACGCTCGCCCAGAGCCTGCTGCGGCTCATCGAGCCCACGGCCGGCACGGTCCGGTACAAGGGCGAGGACCTGACCGCCGCCTCCGACGGCCGACTGCGGGCGCTCCGGAAGGAGGTCCAGTACATCTTCCAGGACCCCTTCGCCAGCCTCAATCCGCGGCTAACGGTCGGTGACATCGTCGGCGAACCGCTGGACATCCACGACATCGCGGCGGGAGCGGCCCGAACCGAGCGGGTCCACGACCTGCTGGAGACCGTGGGGCTCAATCAGCGCCACGCAAACCGCTACCCCCACGAGTTCTCGGGCGGCCAGCGCCAGCGCATCGGCATCGCCCGGGCGCTGGCCGTCGACCCGGCGGTCATCGTCTGTGACGAACCCGTCTCGGCGCTGGACGTGAGCGTCCAGGCCCAGATTCTGAACCTGCTGGAGGACCTCCAGGACGAGTTCGGCCTCTCGTACATCGTCATCGCCCACGACCTCAGCGTGGTCGAACACATCGCCGACCGCGTCGGCGTCCTCTACCTCGGGGAACTCGCCGAGGTGGGACCGACCGAGTCGGTGTTCCAGCCGCCGTACCACCCCTACGCGGAGGCGCTGCTGTCCGCCATCCCGGAGCCTGACCCCGGCTGGGAAGGGGACCGAATCCTCCTGTCGGGCGAGGTGCCGTCGCCGCTCGACCCGCCCTCCGGCTGTCGGTTCCACACCCGCTGTCCGAAGGTCATCCAGCCGGAGGGGACCGACATGGCACAGCCCGAGTGGCGCGCGCTCATGGACCTGAAACAGCGGCTCCGGAGCGCCGATTCGCTGGAAGCGGTGACCGCCCTGCAGGAGGACGCGGACACCCGGCAGCTCTCGCCGTCGGCCCTCGGGACGCAGGTCCGCGCCGAGTTCGGCCTGCCGGACCAACTCGGCGACGGGGCGGCCGAGGCGGTGTTCGGGACGGTCGTCGACCACCTCCACGACGGGGCCTTCGAGGCCGCGCGAGCGGCGCTTGACGACGCCTTCGAGTCCCCCTGCGAGCGGACCGACCCCGCACTGGTCGACGCCGGCGAAGACCACCGCATCGCCTGCCTGCTGTACGACGACGCGGGTCCGGACGCGCCGGAGCGGCCATAG
- a CDS encoding ABC transporter ATP-binding protein: MALLEVEDLTVNFYTEEGVVTAVEDLSFRIDRGEKFGVVGESGAGKSVTALSVMDLIEDPGRIEGGTVRFDGTDLLDLSESAVRDIRGNGVAMIFQDAGTALNPVYTVGEQIAEAIRHHLDYDDAAARDRAVRLLDDVGIPEPAARYDDYPHEFSGGMQQRVVIAMALSCDPDLLIADEPTTALDVTIEAKILDLLERLADEYDTAIQLITHDLGVIAELCDRVMVMYAGRAVEKASVEELYYDPKHPYTVGLMSAIPRIGDRQDRLQTIPGTMPDLVEVPSGCSFHPRCPFAEEACTRTRPALVDPETGERAGPTDRAAACLAYTGDLDGELDYEVEVRGRDDSTVDAGERR; encoded by the coding sequence ATGGCCCTGCTCGAAGTGGAGGACCTCACGGTGAACTTCTACACGGAGGAGGGCGTCGTCACCGCCGTCGAGGACCTCTCCTTTCGCATCGACCGCGGCGAGAAGTTCGGCGTCGTCGGCGAGAGCGGCGCGGGCAAGAGCGTCACCGCGCTGTCGGTGATGGACCTCATCGAGGACCCCGGCCGCATCGAGGGCGGGACCGTCCGCTTCGACGGCACTGACCTCCTAGACCTGTCCGAGTCTGCGGTACGCGATATCCGCGGCAACGGCGTCGCCATGATATTCCAGGACGCGGGGACCGCGCTCAACCCCGTTTACACCGTCGGCGAGCAGATAGCCGAGGCGATACGCCACCACCTCGACTACGACGACGCGGCCGCCCGCGACCGGGCCGTCCGCCTGCTCGACGACGTGGGCATCCCGGAGCCGGCGGCCCGGTACGACGACTACCCCCACGAGTTCTCCGGCGGGATGCAACAGCGGGTCGTCATCGCCATGGCGCTGTCCTGTGACCCCGACCTGCTCATCGCCGACGAGCCGACGACGGCGCTGGACGTGACCATCGAGGCCAAGATTCTCGACCTGCTGGAACGGCTCGCCGACGAGTACGACACGGCCATCCAGCTCATCACCCACGACCTCGGGGTCATCGCGGAGCTGTGCGACCGGGTGATGGTGATGTACGCCGGCCGTGCCGTCGAGAAGGCGTCCGTCGAGGAGCTGTACTACGACCCGAAACACCCCTACACGGTCGGGCTGATGAGCGCCATCCCCCGCATCGGCGACCGGCAGGACCGCCTCCAGACGATTCCGGGGACCATGCCGGACCTCGTAGAGGTCCCGTCGGGCTGTAGCTTCCACCCCCGGTGTCCGTTCGCCGAGGAGGCCTGTACCCGCACGCGCCCGGCGCTGGTCGACCCCGAAACGGGCGAGCGAGCCGGGCCCACCGACCGGGCGGCCGCCTGTCTGGCCTACACCGGCGACCTGGACGGCGAACTCGACTACGAGGTCGAAGTGAGGGGGCGGGACGACAGTACGGTCGACGCAGGGGAGCGACGATGA